A DNA window from Melanotaenia boesemani isolate fMelBoe1 chromosome 6, fMelBoe1.pri, whole genome shotgun sequence contains the following coding sequences:
- the rbm12bb gene encoding RNA binding motif protein 12Bb — MAVVIRLQGLEVTAGSEEIRKFFTGLKIPDGGVHIFGGELEEAFIIFASDEDARRAMTRSGGFIRGSPVTLLLSSKAEMQNVLEITTQNVELEQKRLSEDMDPEVGRTSSGRSGYSPPFQHHRASKTEDFFGLFLNGLPFSVTEEEIRDFFGGIQVTEIVIVKNHKGQNNGKGFVNFSTREDSLEALKRDREYIGSRYIEVLETTTKDWYRATGRMPMMVNMGDNFERGRSPVHSQRNPQHYSRSRSPVTQRHIAPSGEEYCVMLDNLSFAAEKRDIKQLFHNAKLENDQILHLIDKNGKRMRSAFVLFKSLHDYREALSQRERLFFNRQVYIRPISRENMISLLESQSSIDEPPGNPKRSPERPPSYPRDDFNSEKLCVFVRNLPFDVRKVEIIDFFHGFDITEDKVWVLHDHKGAGVGQALVLFGSEEEAMGALSLNGRRFLGSEVVMKCISRFQMKQLAAETPVMQEPLPRGERYSGRRSRSRESSSRPGETFYSDLRNLKDGNVPSTYAQGPFHGGDDMAAQRSSRNRDNGVRGSVGSFNQYFDGPTCVQLVNLPFQIRSQEIYDFCYGYRIIPGSVSLQHDQSGKPKGSATLVFESRQEALNAIRELNGRPIGPRKIQLILV, encoded by the coding sequence ATGGCAGTCGTCATCCGTTTACAGGGACTGGAAGTCACTGCGGGTTCTGAGGAAATTCGGAAGTTCTTCACTGGCCTCAAAATTCCAGATGGAGGAGTGCATATATTTGGTGGGGAGCTTGAGGAAGCGTTCATTATCTTTGCTTCAGATGAAGATGCGAGAAGGGCCATGACCCGGTCAGGGGGCTTCATTAGAGGGTCACCTGTTACATTGCTCCTTAGTAGTAAAGCAGAAATGCAGAATGTACTGGAGATAACAACACAAAATGTGGAACTGGAGCAGAAGAGGCTATCTGAAGACATGGACCCAGAGGTGGGCAGAACATCAAGTGGCCGTTCGGGTTATAGCCCTCCCTTCCAGCATCACAGAGCTTCAAAGACAGAAgacttctttggtttgtttctaaATGGACTGCCTTTCTCTGTAACTGAGGAGGAAATCCGTGACTTTTTTGGTGGTATACAGGTTACTGAAATTGTCATAGTAAAAAATCACAAAGGACAGAACAATGGAAAAGGCTTTGTCAATTTTTCAACAAGGGAGGATTCATTGGAAGCTTTAAAAAGGGATAGGGAATACATTGGTTCACGGTATATTGAGGTTCTTGAAACAACAACTAAGGACTGGTATCGGGCTACTGGCAGAATGCCAATGATGGTAAACATGGGGGACAACTTTGAAAGGGGGAGATCACCTGTTCACAGCCAAAGAAATCCACAACATTACTCAAGATCACGTTCACCTGTGACCCAGAGGCATATTGCTCCTTCTGGAGAAGAATACTGTGTGATGTTGGATAATCTGTCCTTTGCAGCGGAAAAAAGAGATATAAAACAGCTTTTCCATAATGCAAAGCTTGAGAATGACCAGATCCTGCATTTAATTGACAAGAATGGGAAAAGAATGAGATCTGCATTTGTACTGTTCAAGAGTCTCCATGACTATCGTGAGGCCTTAAGTCAAAGGGAAAGACTTTTTTTCAATCGACAAGTTTATATCCGTCCCATCTCCAGAGAGAATATGATCAGCCTTCTGGAATCTCAGAGTTCGATTGATGAGCCTCCTGGAAACCCTAAAAGATCTCCGGAGAGGCCTCCATCCTACCCAAGGGATGATTTTAACTCTGAGAaactctgtgtgtttgtgaggaatCTGCCATTTGATGTACGAAAAGTTGAGATCATTGACTTCTTCCATGGCTTTGATATCACAGAGGACAAGGTATGGGTGCTGCATGACCATAAGGGTGCTGGAGTTGGACAGGCTTTGGTTCTCTTTGGGTCTGAGGAAGAGGCTATGGGGGCACTCTCTCTTAATGGACGGCGGTTTCTTGGGTCAGAAGTTGTAATGAAGTGTATTTCACGTTTTCAAATGAAGCAGTTGGCTGCTGAAACACCAGTGATGCAAGAGCCACTGCCAAGAGGAGAGCGGTACTCAGGCAGGCGCAGCAGGAGCCGTGAGTCATCCAGTCGCCCTGGTGAAactttttattcagatttaagGAATCTGAAGGATGGTAATGTCCCATCAACTTATGCACAGGGTCCCTTCCATGGAGGTGATGATATGGCTGCACAACGTTCTTCACGAAACAGGGATAATGGAGTACGTGGCAGCGTGGGCTCTTTCAACCAGTATTTTGATGGTCCCACCTGCGTACAGTTGGTCAACCTACCATTCCAAATCAGAAGTCAAGAAATCTATGATTTCTGTTACGGATATCGCATCATACCTGGATCTGTTTCTCTTCAGCATGACCAAAGCGGAAAGCCTAAAGGTTCTGCCACTTTGGTATTTGAGTCTCGTCAGGAGGCCTTGAATGCGATTCGGGAGCTAAATGGAAGACCGATAGGTCCAAGAAAAATACAGCTGATACTTGTGTAA